Proteins found in one Candidatus Hydrogenedentota bacterium genomic segment:
- a CDS encoding sugar kinase, producing MKTVVTFGEIMMRLATPAHERFIQNRQFEVTFAGGEANVAASLAQFGVPTQFVTRLPANELGDACLNFLRQYGIGVDHVVRGGERLGLYFLETGAVQRASKVIYDRAKSAIATIPAGAIDWKRVFAGAQWFHWTGITPAISEEAARECLNAAKTAREMGLTVSCDLNYRAKLWKWGKQAGEVMPGLVSLCDAAVGNEEDAEKVFGIQATGADVTAGKVDAASYRQVCEKLAGRFPNLKMVAITLRGSLSASHNTWSGVLYHEGAFYEGPAFDIVPIVDRVGGGDSFCGGLIYGLLTYGEPQKAIDFAVAASCLKHSIHGDFNLVRVAEVEKLMGGDASGRVSR from the coding sequence ATGAAGACCGTGGTAACTTTCGGGGAAATCATGATGCGCCTGGCGACGCCTGCCCACGAGCGCTTCATACAGAACCGGCAGTTTGAGGTGACGTTCGCGGGCGGCGAGGCCAACGTGGCGGCGTCTCTGGCCCAGTTTGGCGTCCCCACGCAGTTCGTGACGCGCCTGCCCGCCAACGAGCTCGGCGACGCCTGCCTCAATTTCCTGCGGCAATACGGCATAGGCGTGGACCACGTTGTTCGCGGCGGCGAACGCCTGGGCCTGTATTTCCTCGAGACGGGCGCCGTCCAGCGGGCGAGCAAGGTCATCTACGACCGCGCGAAATCCGCCATTGCGACAATCCCCGCCGGCGCCATTGATTGGAAGAGGGTGTTTGCCGGCGCACAATGGTTCCACTGGACCGGCATCACCCCCGCCATCTCGGAAGAGGCCGCGCGCGAGTGTCTCAATGCCGCAAAGACCGCTCGCGAGATGGGCCTCACCGTTTCCTGCGACCTCAATTACCGGGCCAAACTCTGGAAATGGGGCAAACAGGCGGGTGAGGTCATGCCCGGCCTCGTCTCGCTTTGCGACGCGGCGGTCGGCAACGAGGAAGACGCCGAGAAGGTCTTCGGCATCCAGGCCACGGGCGCTGACGTAACTGCCGGAAAAGTGGATGCGGCCTCGTACCGCCAAGTATGCGAGAAGCTCGCCGGGCGGTTCCCCAATCTCAAGATGGTGGCCATCACGCTGCGGGGCTCATTGTCAGCGAGCCACAACACGTGGAGCGGCGTGCTCTATCACGAAGGCGCGTTCTACGAGGGCCCGGCGTTCGATATTGTGCCCATTGTAGACCGCGTCGGGGGGGGCGACAGCTTCTGCGGCGGGCTCATCTACGGCCTGCTCACCTATGGCGAACCCCAGAAAGCGATTGATTTCGCCGTGGCGGCCTCGTGCCTGAAACACTCGATCCACGGCGACTTCAACCTGGTGCGCGTCGCGGAGGTCGAGAAGCTCATGGGGGGCGATGCCTCGGGCCGCGTATCCCGCTGA
- a CDS encoding divalent metal cation transporter, with the protein MAEQRKTTHETAAPWSLKAAPLGWRSILLLGTGSVIASFYIGTGDITVATNMGALFEYKLWWTYFVLGIAAWALIDMSARYFLQFGRTPMCMFKDVHPAFTIYMFLAVVVCATFGSYNQWSACALVITGFAPGVPIEVAGALAAGAGLVFLLTGAYKRVEYVFTAGLIVLIVCFFGSAFMAGINWKDAAAGLVPNAPGKGWENLMSSNAGSIINAWLIIIYPYTMIERGWFSDRLQGKVNILHRARLDYGWGILAAGVVALPLMATAAAVLHPFGIVPRNDMDMSILLEPFAGRFSTTFFLAGLFIAAWTSGIGWWVCGCYALLDIFNLPIKLDSKPMRVGLVLFFIPSTLLLLLRINPFYQMLIFTAFLSLVFPVIGLVMLWRVTRRDMGYFRWSLQSWKGRAVVAGDLFAIALSIYVGVYMGWTQIGSVFLTR; encoded by the coding sequence ATGGCCGAGCAGCGGAAAACCACGCATGAGACGGCAGCCCCCTGGAGCCTGAAAGCGGCGCCCCTGGGCTGGCGGTCCATTCTGCTTCTGGGCACGGGCTCGGTCATTGCATCGTTCTACATCGGCACGGGCGACATCACCGTCGCCACCAATATGGGCGCGTTGTTTGAATACAAGTTGTGGTGGACCTATTTCGTGCTCGGCATCGCCGCGTGGGCGCTGATCGACATGTCCGCGCGTTATTTCCTGCAATTCGGGCGCACGCCCATGTGCATGTTCAAAGACGTGCATCCGGCATTTACCATTTACATGTTTCTCGCCGTGGTGGTGTGCGCGACGTTCGGCTCGTACAACCAGTGGAGCGCATGCGCCCTGGTGATCACGGGCTTCGCGCCGGGCGTGCCCATCGAGGTAGCCGGCGCATTGGCGGCGGGCGCCGGCCTGGTCTTTCTGCTCACGGGGGCATACAAACGGGTCGAGTACGTGTTCACCGCCGGCCTTATCGTCCTGATCGTGTGTTTTTTCGGCTCGGCGTTCATGGCGGGCATCAACTGGAAAGACGCCGCGGCCGGTCTCGTGCCCAACGCCCCCGGCAAGGGCTGGGAAAACCTCATGTCGTCCAATGCGGGCAGCATCATCAACGCCTGGCTCATCATTATCTACCCTTACACTATGATCGAGCGCGGATGGTTTTCGGACCGGCTTCAGGGAAAGGTCAACATTCTCCACCGCGCGCGGCTCGACTACGGGTGGGGCATCCTGGCGGCGGGCGTGGTCGCACTGCCGCTCATGGCTACCGCCGCGGCCGTGCTGCATCCCTTCGGGATCGTGCCCCGCAACGACATGGACATGTCGATCCTCCTTGAACCGTTCGCCGGGCGCTTCAGCACAACGTTCTTCCTCGCCGGGCTGTTTATCGCCGCATGGACCTCCGGCATCGGGTGGTGGGTGTGCGGATGCTACGCGCTCCTCGACATCTTCAATCTGCCGATCAAGCTCGATTCGAAACCGATGCGGGTCGGCCTCGTGCTGTTCTTTATCCCCTCGACGCTCCTTCTGCTTCTGCGCATCAACCCCTTTTACCAGATGCTGATCTTCACCGCGTTCCTGTCGCTGGTCTTTCCCGTGATCGGCCTCGTGATGCTCTGGCGCGTCACCCGCCGCGACATGGGCTATTTCCGCTGGTCGCTCCAATCGTGGAAAGGCCGCGCCGTTGTCGCGGGTGACCTGTTCGCCATCGCCCTGAGCATCTACGTGGGAGTATATATGGGCTGGACTCAAATCGGCTCCGTGTTCCTGACGCGGTGA
- a CDS encoding glycoside hydrolase N-terminal domain-containing protein: MTTLVALMTVYAASETLAHPPFPEHGLDFNTPAMTWDEALPLGNGIMGALLWGDGAPLNISLDRTDLWDLRPVPEFQSEDYSYAVMREWEKAGRYEELAKMYELPYHRPAPTKIPAGRLTLAFENAAFRNTRLDLATATGSASFGDGAHVTAWIHATAPLGVLEIEARSLIRPELVAPLFGGKEHVQSEIAIEAGELAQLGYGPPQETSGDQFAAYEQEGWGGFRFSVYVGWRFDEGAGKTTVVWTVASSFEGDEPMAIAKARVEKALDGGLNALRTEHLEWWRAFWDRTWLRVPNPRIERQWYLDTYKLGAAARPDAPPVSLQGPWTADNGKLPPWKGDYHHDLNTQMTYWPCYSGNRLEAGQGFVDWLWEHRDNCRAWTRTFFDMPGLAVPMTTDLHCNQIGGWRQYTHSAMMGAWLAQHFYWQWKYSGDPDFLRGHAYPYARECAVFVEAVTSERDAKGLRTLPLSSSPEFYDNKPEAWFPTITTHDLSLCRWLFGAAAEMADLLGEKEDAAHWRGVLSEFPQLFRGENGALLVAENHPLPFSHRHHSHLMAIYPLGLVDWANGEEDQRTMRASIEELEKFGPGAWVGFSYTWLASLAARARDGERAGKALDIFAEAFVLRSSFNANGDQTGKGYSTFTYRPFTLETNCSNASGLQEMLLQSHTGVIDVFPAIPADWADVAFHNLRAQGAFLVSAEKRDGKMVSLRVQAERGGVARLRLPGTDTIKTFELAPGASIDVLTTG; encoded by the coding sequence ATGACAACGCTGGTCGCGCTCATGACCGTGTATGCCGCATCGGAAACGCTGGCGCATCCGCCGTTTCCGGAACATGGACTCGACTTCAACACGCCTGCCATGACGTGGGACGAGGCCCTGCCCCTTGGCAACGGCATCATGGGCGCGCTGCTGTGGGGCGATGGCGCGCCGTTGAACATCTCCCTTGACCGCACCGACCTGTGGGACCTGCGCCCCGTGCCGGAGTTTCAGTCGGAGGACTATTCCTATGCCGTCATGCGTGAATGGGAAAAGGCAGGCCGCTACGAGGAACTGGCCAAGATGTACGAACTGCCCTACCACCGGCCCGCGCCCACCAAGATCCCGGCGGGACGCCTGACCCTCGCTTTTGAGAATGCCGCGTTCAGGAATACGCGCCTCGACCTGGCCACCGCGACAGGGAGCGCTTCGTTCGGCGATGGCGCGCATGTCACGGCTTGGATTCACGCAACCGCTCCTCTAGGAGTGCTCGAGATCGAGGCCAGGTCTCTCATCAGACCGGAGCTGGTGGCGCCCCTGTTTGGAGGCAAGGAGCACGTCCAGTCAGAAATCGCTATCGAGGCCGGCGAACTGGCGCAGCTTGGATATGGCCCGCCGCAGGAAACCTCAGGAGACCAGTTCGCGGCGTACGAGCAGGAAGGCTGGGGCGGATTCCGTTTCTCCGTGTACGTGGGCTGGCGCTTCGATGAAGGCGCGGGCAAAACCACCGTCGTCTGGACGGTGGCCTCGAGTTTCGAGGGGGACGAGCCCATGGCCATCGCGAAGGCCCGGGTGGAGAAAGCCCTTGACGGCGGCTTGAACGCCCTGCGGACGGAGCATCTCGAGTGGTGGCGCGCTTTCTGGGACCGCACGTGGCTTCGCGTGCCCAATCCCCGCATTGAGCGCCAGTGGTACCTCGACACATACAAACTGGGCGCTGCGGCGCGGCCCGATGCGCCGCCCGTGAGCCTGCAAGGGCCCTGGACCGCCGACAACGGCAAACTGCCGCCGTGGAAAGGCGATTACCATCACGACCTGAACACCCAGATGACCTATTGGCCCTGTTACAGCGGTAATCGTCTCGAAGCCGGCCAGGGTTTTGTCGACTGGTTGTGGGAGCACCGCGATAATTGCCGCGCATGGACCCGCACTTTCTTTGATATGCCGGGACTGGCCGTCCCCATGACCACCGACCTCCACTGCAACCAGATCGGCGGGTGGCGCCAGTACACCCACTCGGCGATGATGGGCGCGTGGCTCGCGCAACATTTCTATTGGCAATGGAAATACAGCGGCGACCCGGACTTCCTGCGCGGGCACGCCTACCCGTACGCGCGCGAGTGCGCCGTATTCGTCGAGGCCGTCACCAGCGAACGCGACGCAAAGGGCCTGCGCACCTTGCCATTGAGTTCGTCGCCCGAGTTCTACGACAACAAGCCCGAGGCCTGGTTCCCGACGATTACGACGCATGACCTCTCGCTGTGCCGCTGGCTGTTCGGCGCGGCCGCGGAAATGGCGGACCTGTTGGGCGAAAAAGAAGACGCCGCGCACTGGCGCGGGGTGCTTTCCGAGTTCCCGCAGTTGTTTCGGGGCGAAAACGGCGCTCTCCTGGTCGCCGAAAACCATCCGCTGCCGTTTTCCCACCGGCATCACTCGCACCTCATGGCCATCTATCCGCTCGGGCTCGTGGACTGGGCGAACGGGGAGGAAGACCAGCGCACCATGCGCGCCTCAATCGAGGAACTCGAGAAATTCGGTCCGGGCGCATGGGTAGGGTTCAGCTACACGTGGCTGGCCAGTCTGGCCGCCCGTGCGCGTGACGGCGAACGCGCCGGGAAAGCCCTCGACATCTTCGCGGAGGCCTTCGTGTTGCGGAGCAGCTTCAATGCCAACGGCGACCAGACCGGGAAGGGATACAGCACCTTCACGTACCGCCCGTTTACGCTCGAGACCAATTGCTCGAACGCTTCCGGCCTCCAGGAAATGCTGCTCCAGAGCCACACGGGCGTGATCGATGTGTTTCCCGCCATCCCCGCTGATTGGGCCGACGTGGCCTTCCACAATCTGCGGGCACAGGGCGCATTCCTGGTATCGGCCGAGAAACGCGACGGGAAAATGGTTTCCTTGAGGGTCCAGGCCGAACGCGGGGGAGTTGCACGCCTCCGCCTTCCCGGCACAGACACCATAAAAACCTTCGAACTCGCTCCGGGCGCTTCGATAGACGTGTTAACCACGGGATAA